The DNA segment CGTTCCTCCAGTTCCGCTGGCCGCTGTTCATCCGGCTCCTGCCTATTCAGGGGCTGTGTATGCGACGCCTGCATACCTAGAGCCAGTGCATCCAGCCCAGGCCCATCCAGCTCAGGCTCGTCCAGCTCCTGCTCATCTACTTGCGGCACGGCGGGGGCCGTTTTCATACTGCGGCTCAGGCCCGCCAGGACGCCGTTGACAAACTTGCCAGAGTCGTCGCCGCCGAACTTACGCGCAATCCGCACAGCGCTCTCGATCACCGGGGGGTGAGGCTCGCCGGTATAGCCCATCTCGAAGGTGGCCAGCCGCAGCACGTTCAGGTCCGTCTGGGCCATCTGCCCAAAGCTCCAGCCGCGAATGGTGCGGTGCAACGTCTCGTCGATGGCCGCGCGGTGCGTCTGGAGACCGTCCACCAGTTCGCGGGCAAAGATCAGGGCTTCCTCGTTCAGGCGCGGGAAGGTGTCGTCGCCCTCGCGCATCTGGCCCTCAGCGCGCGTGAAGACGGTTTCCAACGGCAGATCGCCCCGGTCCGCCTCGAACAGCGCCCGGAAGGCGAATTCGCGGGCGGCGCGGCGGGTGCCCACCGGCTGGGCGGCCTTCTCACGGCGGCGGGTCAAGATTGGCCCCTGAGCGCAGGCGCGGTGGGCACGCACACGCCCTGCACAGTCACGTTCACGGCACTGACCTTCAGGCCGGTCATGAGTTCGATGTTCTCGCCCACCGCACGCTGCACCTGCCGCGACACGCTCACCAGATTCTGCCCAAAATCCACGTTCAGGCCCACGTCCACGCTGACGCTGCCGCCGTCACGGGTCACGCGCAGGGCGCGGGGTTTGCGTGCGCCGGTCTGGTTACGCAGCACCTCGCCCACATTCAGGGGGGTGGGCGCGACTTCGGTGCCGTCGATGCCGGTAATGGTGGTGGCGGCGATGTCCATCAGGACGCTCTTGCTGATCTCGACTTCGGGATGCGCCTCGCCGGGTTGCGGCGTTTTTGTTTGCTTTGCAGGTTTGCTTGCCATGTGAATCGTGCCTCCGCGCGCGGGCCGAGTGGTGCGCCGCGCCAGTGGGGAACAGTTTAGAGGGTGGGGCGGGGATGTGGGGTGGGGCAGACTGAGAAGGAGGAGGAAACCCCGTTTACCCCACCCCCTTCTCCGCCAGCAATTCCGCCAGCCCGGCCTCATCCAGCACGGGCACTTCCAGTTCCTGCGCGCGGGTCAGCTTGCTTCCGGCGTCCTCCCCGGCGATCAGATAGGAGGTCTTCCCCGTCACGCTGCCGGTCACGCGGCCACCAGCGGCTTCCAGCTCGGCCTTGATGGCGTCGCGGGGGCGGCCCAGGCTGCCGGTGATGACGAAATTCAGCCCCCTGAGCTGTTCGCCGCGCCG comes from the Deinococcus sp. AJ005 genome and includes:
- a CDS encoding Asp23/Gls24 family envelope stress response protein, which translates into the protein MASKPAKQTKTPQPGEAHPEVEISKSVLMDIAATTITGIDGTEVAPTPLNVGEVLRNQTGARKPRALRVTRDGGSVSVDVGLNVDFGQNLVSVSRQVQRAVGENIELMTGLKVSAVNVTVQGVCVPTAPALRGQS